gctcgggatctaaccccgtgcccaggtatacctttcgcttggGCAGATGTTTGATTAGCGTGATTTTCtctagttcttcgaccgttgatttagtAGCGTCAGAGTTATCGAGGACCACGAAAGATAGAGGGATCTCGTAGTCATCATCTCCGTCAGTTTTCTGATTCTCTAGTTAGGTCGAGGCTGACGTTTGTGGttgctatttggtatcccatTTATTCTTTGAAtctgatccctttgtcgatgatagtgaagatatcagaatcacttcatcgacgacaaacatttcctttgtggtcggttgctccccgtagaccattttgattccctccgatgttgggaatttcagaacctggtgaAAGGTCGAGGGTACTgttctcatgttgtggatccatggcctctcgaacaaggcgttatatctcatgtcgccctcgatcatgtggaacttcatttcttgaaTGCTCCCAGCCATGTTTACTAGCaaaattatctcgcccttagtggtttcacacaccatattaaatccgtttagtaccagggTTGCAGGCACGATCTGGTCATGTAGACCGAGTTGTTCTATGACTCTTGATcgaatgatattggccgaactacctggatcaattaacacacgcttaaattgagttttattcataagtacatatattaccagtgcatcattatggggctgCATGACTCTTTTTGCGTCttcgtcactaaaggacaaggttcctttaggtatGTGATCCTGAGTTTGAGACCGCTTCTCTCTTgtaatcgacatcttagtgcgtttaagcaccggcccccgGGGGACATCGATCcttccgatgatcatgtggatgatgtgttgtggctcttcttgttcattttgtttGTTGAACTCTTTGTTTTTGAAATGGCTCTTAGCTCAgtcacttaaaaactctcgaaggtgcccttcattgaacaaccgggctacctcctctctcaactgcctgcaatctttcgttctatggccatgggtgccatgatactcgcacatttgattgggatttctctgggctggatcggactacagaggtcgaggccatttagtatctttgatacgACCGATAGCCGATATGATGGCTGATGCGCCCATATTGAAGTCATATTCTGATAattgtggtgcttccttaggtctggtatgcctgtcgaacccactCTTGTTCATCAGCCCTTGAGTCCcctggcctcgatcacttctcctatCACCTCGTACGGGGTTACGTACCGGTTTGCTACCCCTACAATCTTCATTGTAcggtcggtatcggtccctgttcgaccttggttctcaGTTGATATCCCTTTTAATAGGGGACCCAaaacccaactggtcatcttcgactctaatcttcgattgatatcgattgtgtatgCCAGCCCAGGTAACAACCGGGTattcgatcaagttctgcttcaaccaTCGTGAAGTCATCAAGCTTCGTTtgttcagtccttgggtgaaagcttgaacggcccaatcgtctgtgaccggtggtagatccattcgttccatttgaaaacgagatacgaactctcttagcatctcgttgtctttttgtcttaccttaaaaaggtctgacttcctagtttcaacctttatggctccgacatgtgcttttacgaaagaatctgcaagcataacaaaagaatcgataaagttaggcggtaaattatgatgCCATATCATCGCTCCCTTTGATAGAGTTTCACCGAACttctttaataatacggattcaatctcgtcatcttctagatcgttccctttgatggcacatgtgtaagaggtgacatgttcgtcgGGGTTGGTCATTCCATTATATtgaggaatttcgggcatgcagaacttcttggggatcggttttggagccgcgctcagggggaaaggcttttgtacgcattttttggaatccaagcccttcaatattggtggttccCCCGGgatcaatattggtggtgcccccgggatctgatcaactctagagttataagtttccatTTTTTTGTTGTTTACTTCATTCTTCCTTTCTCATGACTCTATTCATTTTGTCAATTCCTTAAGCATTTtgataatttcgggattagtccccgattcttgttcatttgaccttactatagctggccccattttgtgggtgacttcttggggtggaccgggctcgagccttctcggtgcctgggtttggctctgcaactgagctatcgctacctgttgagtttgtaacatttcaaaaatcatacgcaggctgatcccgtcttctccagcATTTTGTATttttcgaactgcagatcgagatccaccatgaatgttgtttttggggtcggaacgttggttcgcttcgatggccacatgtgaattaacgtcaattggatctacGACCCGAGTtccaacgggatcgacgagtggcctttcGTCCCCGGTTGTCAGGTTGTTGTTTTCATCTTGAAGgtcagcttcgttgtcgataagtagggccattaattgagagttctttattttaacctgaaatcaaagacacttccaagagcaagcgtaaaatggtgtgttttgcagagattcgtactgaataaccactgttatccttagccccacggtgggtgccagattgtttacccgaaaaacggatatagttgaatttatatgcaATTCTAAGGATACGTAGTATAAATTGGGAAAGATAAATAAACGTGTattgaaattagttataaaagaaatgaatgcaaaccagATGAACTAGTTAGCCTAAACCTTCTGGTTTAATCACCTCCAAATTGGGTGAAGAACGATTGATAGAAGAAACAATATGACTAAaaaaatcaaaagtcaaaaaaagaGAGAGGATAATATTAGCTCTATTTCTTGTATATATTAGAGTGAATATGTGTATGAATCAATGTCCTCTTACAAATGAtgaccactcttaatatagtggggaATCCCATTTTgggtataattaaaaatatatagtggggatcccatgatagattaattaattagcttttccttgattttcGTCGAGATTCTCTCCTCAAATGCGGCTATAACGACTCTTTTGTCCCCTGgcccgatctcgatcttggccggtctcggtattggtcggtctctaggtctcgagctcaatattgactcgagctcgatattgatcggtctttgggtctcgagctcgatattgacttgatCTCGTTATTGATCGGtttctgggtctcgagctcgataaccCAACTTCACATCACAGCTCGACATTATAATGACAAACCTCGGTCCAGCATACTTCAATCTTGATTAATcacacgaagggcaaactcgattttgaccgtatacacgaGTGTAGTTCGAACTTCAAACACTTTGATATGAAATTAGGCTTGGTAATTCCCAAACTTCAGAGCTGTATGTATGAAGTTCAAATTGATAGAGATTAAGTCCATTTATAATACCAAGCAGTTCCGTTGTAATATAGACCCATCTTACACATGTTGAAGTAATAAAGAACAAAAAATATAATCCTCTTCTTCCCACAGTGTATaagtaaattttaaaaaattaatatattttaaatagagATGCTCAAAGCGGATACTTGGTGTAATTTCGACTGTTAATTAGGATATGGTTAGAAAATTTAAACTTCTAGTCCAGTTCCATTGGCGGTAGACCTATCATTCCAATTTTGTGCATAGTTATTGATAAAAGCTAAAAGTAGTATGTGaattaacttatttttttttttacctcttatagcaaaggtatacactctatttattataaatcaaaattattttaaaatattattttctatagctaccttttatattttatatcaaaataagtatttatggtatatactaccattgagacATGAAATatgctatttatgtttttcctttCTCTTAGACAAccggacatacctatttttaaggtgatttccgttactgtattcatgaatacatggcgcgaatacatgtgaatacatgtgcATACAgtactgccctgattttaggcgctttttactgttgtattcatgaatacagcaacacgaatacatgtgaatacatgcgcatacaactggactgccctgattttagacactttttgctgttgtattcatgaatacatggcgcgaatacatgtgagtatatgcgcgtacaactggactaccctgatttttaggcgctttttgttgctgtattcatgaatacagcagcgcgaatacagcgaatacactaccgtaacaatTGAATAATAGCTATAAGAAATGATTATGTATATGATAGCTATAGAAAGTTAATAGCCAAAACAATAGTAAATTTTGAAAATTCTTTTAAACTTAACTATAGAGAAAACacataagaaaagaaaatattgtAGGGAATCAAgtatttttacttttctttttctgAGACAACTGAAAACAATGAGTATTACGGCACTTCATCATAATCATCATGTTCTAACAGAAGATTGCACAAACATTAATAAAATGGGTAAAAACTTATCACAGCCAAGGTTTACGCCAAATTAATGAATACACAATATATGTATTTATATACACTCTTATCTATTAACCATAGTTAATTAATACACATTTATACCTTAATGGGTAACTTAATCATGATAAATTAGTATATTTTGGTACTTTGTTGTAAGTAACTAATGagttaaattgcactaatattaATAAAATAGGTAAACATTTACGACATACGATGTTTACATCAAACCAATGAATATATGACACATGTATTCACATACACTCTTATATATAGATTATAGTTAATTAATATATGACTTAATCATGATAAATTTGTGTACTTTGATGTAAATAGCCAATGTGAATAAATTTTTACCAATAAAataaccctatatatatatatatatatatatatatatatatatatactatacactaAAAATTATGTAAAATGGTCACATAGAACAGGTAGAGACCAACATTCCTTAAAAACATTGAAATTGCAGGTTTGGTAGGTTTTTTAGTTGCCTTCTTTTTTGTCATGTATCTCAGGCTAGTGGATGCAAACGTAAAAAGTGAAATTAAGATTTATTACACAAAACAATTTCCGTTGCCGGGACTTGAACCCGGGTCTTTCGGGTGAGAGCCGAATATCCTGACCAACTAGACTACAACGGATTTGATAACAGCTGAGTGCTATGAATATTATTATCCTTTACTATTAGACTAACTTTTTGGATCTGTTTCTTCAAACAGATGATTGGACTAAGTAGTATCAAATTTGAgtccttttttttaatttctcgCTCGATATTTGGTACTTTCACATTGGTGTTCCGACAAAGGGGAGTGTTGTCTACGGCTATTTTTTCTATTATAGAGCTCGAACTGAGACCTCTATTATGGGTGGACGGATTTATCCATTCTATCACAATTCTTGATGGTGATCATACGAAGTCAAATGTAATGAAAATTAAAGCGAACACTCTTCTCGTTTAATTTTAATCACCCAAAAAGAATTACTAACCATAAAAAGATTATATGGTGATTATTTTTAAGATCCACTAACAATTTCTAACCATAAAAAGATTATTTGTTGATTAAGTTTCCTTCGCGGATACCTATAGCATCATTCATTGTCCTATCAAATTAACATAATGTAAATTccttctctctttctttcaacaaaatatgcaataTCAAATATAAGATCGGGCACCAAAACATAAGTAGTTAGTATAACCACACACATATATATCTCGAGATATCTAATGCTTAATTTCGAATTTGTGATATTCTCTTTCAAAACATATTATAGCTGTCCTTCTCgtcttaaaataactaatttggCTTCGTCGAATTAAGGCAATTCAAGTAAACAAGTGGGTAATATAATTGTATATTTCTGATCTTAATTATATAATGTACTAATATTTTGTATTATACTCTTTCTATAGTCTATTCCAATTTATATGGTacacttttctttttattttgtctCATAAAAATGATGCCTTTCtatatttacaaataatttaacttaaaaatttatattttatgcttaatgaaataatttatagccacacaaatgtttATAACTTGTTTTAAACCACAAGTTGTgagaagtttttctttctttcttaagaTGTACCTGGTCAGAATGAGATAGAAGAAGTAATAAATATAGTAAATTTTTTATGATTTGGCTCCTTCAACGGCATTTCAAATAAAAAGGTGGATAATATAATTGTGTATTTCTAATCTTATATGATGTACTAATATTTCAATACTTGGTGATGTAATCAATAGTTGGCTGAAGTGCTTGAGAGATAAGGTAATATGTCTTCTCAGTTGGATGTATTGAATCCCAAAACACATACTTTGTTGCATTTGAGCAAACATAGGACTTTGGGTTGCACATAAATGAAGCTTCCAATAAGCCCGTCCCACAGCAACCACTGTTAGTTTTTTCAAAATCTAtcattcaaaaaaaaataaaaaatagttaaTTATCTGCAacgagaaaaataaataaaaatatctttGTTTTTAGGGTCAGATATATCATATATGTTGGTGTAAAATCCTATTAACCAAAGGATGCAAATCTAATTTCAACTAGATGAAAAGTGTAGATCCAAAAGAAACCGACTAAAATGAGTTCCATTTTGGAAACATTAATTTACAATTTTCTGATTTTCTTTGTTGGTATTATCGAAAACATGTTTATTTTGCAAAATGAAGGTCGATCCTTTAACGGTAGGTTAGTTATCATTTTTGCCGGCAATTACTTATTAAATGACTGcataaatattttttagttttcaaTTTAAATCAACAATGCATAGAACTTAAACTTTTAGGGCCCATTTGACTTTTacaaaaattttacttttttcggaatcagTATTAGgccatgaaaattttaaatttcatttgatgttgaattttgaaaattttcgaaaatttgaaaaactccaaaaaactgttttcaaaactttcacttcaaatcactcacaaaaattcaaaaacagttccaaattgtattcatgtccaaacacaactctaactttcaaataccatttttattttttttaaaaacttttttCCGGAATTTCACAAttgttatgtccaaacgcccacttaattATTTTAGGTTACAAATGAATGTTTATTAAATAAAATTACATATAATTACTTTTTTAATTGTCctgattttataaatatttcttaatatAGAAGTTAACAATTACTCACCATATTTGCGTCCTAGAATCATGTCCACCAATGGTCCATAAATACCCATATAAGCAATTCGAGAACCCAATTTTGCAAACTTAAATTGTATGTCATTTAGCTGGTTTTGGAGCTTGGAATTGTAGTCTCGAGCAATGGAGGAGAAGAAATCAGTACAGTCGCGCTTTGTAAATGCATTATCTGAGTGAAGTGTAATAACAACTGGTAAACAACCCATTGGTggtagacctactactccaattTTCCTAGCCCCCTGATCTAACAATTCCTGCAAAAACACAATCAGTTCATTTATAAagtaattataaataaatttttgTTATTATCATTAATCAGTAACCTAATAAAAATTGTAAATAACCTGTTATTATAGGTTAAACCATATCGATATTAATATAAAAAAGGTTTTACGcttttagtatatataatttaactCCTTAGACAATGGTGCTTCCCCACCACAAATGGAAGATAAAAGTGGTCGTTGGGATTatataagaaaagaaaacaagagGAAAATGATAAATACGTAGGCTAAAAATGGAGGAGAAAAAGGGAGATAGAATCGTGTCACTCTAATCTTAGCTTGATTATATTCTCCTATAGCGTTTTTGCATTAGCAAAGTATTAAAAGTTTCAAATATCAGATAAATAATTTATTCTTATTTAAGAAACTTAAACCCCCCTTGTTATTTCACACggaatcaaaaagaaaaaaaggttaACCACAAATGAAGAAACAAATATTCTCTCTTGACAGAAACTAGAATTTTTTTAATCTCTAAAAAAAAGCACAAATTAATTAGCAAGCAAACTACTTTAGTTTACTTGAAATTTTATACTTATCTAAAGtgtattaaaagatgaaattaactATGTTAACATTTTTTACTTAATTATTCAGTTTACCCATTTATTTCATAGAACTAACTTCAAAGTAAATGGTACTCtctccggtccactttaattgattttttggcattttttttagttcataatatttgattttttcagatatcaagaaggaattaacttctttttttccCCCAAAGTTGTCCTTGGAGTAAAGAATCTAGgattatttgttatatttttattgAACAAAAGGTTAATATGatcattttattgttaattaatgttaaaaaataaattctttaatgtgtgaaaataattaaaaaattaattaaaatggacCGGTAAATATCGAAATGTACACAATAAACTATAGGGTTCTTGCAAACTCCATACCCCACTGCCTTCCTTATagctattttaaattattaaaaaaaaaaaaggaagtttCTTAGCTTACCCATTCACTTGCCTAATTAATGGAAGTAAATATCAAACCTTATCCGATCGTGGAACATTGAACATTTGTTTGGCAAGAATATCTATGGGTTGGGCTGTATCATGAGATTAGCTATTAAATCTATCTTTTATATGGTATAGTTAATCCCGTCATTTTAGTACAAAATGATTCCTGTAACTAATTAATACCTAAATGCGAAACaaaataattttgtattttatcTCAGGATTGTTATTTCATGTCCTACCAACCAAATGACATCCAAGTGTATCTGTATGTGATACGACTAACTGTATGCGATAAAAATTCAGATATTTTCTAATTAATAATTGGAAAAATAATTCATTAAGTTCATTAATTAGTAATCTTTTTATTGAGTTTTCTACAACCATCAAGTAAAGTACTTGACCTTCAACAATAGttaactcttcatatcaagctTGCTATGATAACTTGAAAAATAGTGTGAGAACTTATTATAATCAATTAAATTATACTGATAATgtaaaataatttatattatcaatgtttataccttaattatttttatttgtttgttaTTTATTTCCATTTTTTCAAAAGTGAAAAAAATTCTTGGTTGGATCTATGTTTGGTTTAGTTGAATTGGGTGGCCAAACCTGTAGGAAGAGCTGGGCATGTTGTAATAAGAAGTCAGTGTAAGATGAGAGGGAATAGCTTTTACGACGAATTGGAAGTGTGTTGTAATTGACCACAAAATCATTTGTTCCTGCACTAACAATGAACAGTGCTTCTTTTATCAAATTCTGCGTTTGCTCTTTCCCTATAGCTGCCTCCAATTTCTCTTGATACTCCTTGAAATATTCTAGCTGCTTTGATAATGAGATCACATTCTGTATATATACCCACAAAATTAGGAAAATTAAGTAACAGAAAGAAAAAAACTCAGGTTGAAAATACCAAGCTGAAAATCATGAAACTAGTAGGACAAATAAAatcaatataaaaaaaaaaacaatcgcGCGCTCCTATTGAATCTTGCACAGTCAAACATCTTTATAACAACTATTCGTTATAACAAAATTTTACTATAATGACCAAATTTTTTTGAAACCTATTTTTCATGTTACTTATATTTAGGGACGGATGCAACGTGGAGTTAATtaccgggttcaactgaacccaatACTTTCGACACGAAGTATAAATTTATCTgtaaaaattactaaaattttaataaatagtAGCTAGAACTCATAACtctaaaaatataatgggttcaatactaaaaattttaaatattgaatccataaaatttaaatcttagATCTGTCTCTGTTTATATTATGTCTCTATAATAGCATTTCGCTATAGCAGCTAAAAAATATTAGGACAAACGATGATGTTATAAAGTGGtttgtatatgtatatatttggATTAAATCAATCACAATGAAGTAAACCGGCCGTGTATGTTCTTGGTCAAATATATTAATATCAAAAGAGTTTTAAGTTCTTAGTACACCGACGATGTAAGAAATACTTTACACAATTAAGTTACTtaaaaagcaattacatataaGTTTATTTAATTAGTATTAATTGGTAGCTTAGAATAAATTGTAAATAAAACTTATAACATGTTAAGTCACACTGACATTGTGAAATTTTTACACTAGCGTAAATTCATATTAGAAAATATTGAAGTGTGTGATCATCTTATTTAAAAGTTTAAGCTGCTAAAAAAAACACACTTCTATTTACTTAATATGTGTTAGAACTAAAAAATTCCCATATCTAAGAACACAAGTAGGGCTTTGAAAAGGAAATATGATGCAAGGGAGGAAAATGAGATAGATAGAATTAATACACTTATTGTTGGTGTGAGGGGATCAAATCCAGTTCCAGCAGATGCAAAACTAACACCACTCTTGAGTTCCTCAATACTTAAACTTGGATCCAAATATGGAGGCACATATTCTTTCACACCAACATACCTAGCTGCATTCAAACACAAATTTCAAGCACAATATTGTAGGAATTACTAACTATATATATGCAGAGGCGGATCTATGGCATGTTATACAAGTTCAACTGAATTCATTGCTTTCGACTCAAATTATGTAAATATACAtatgcaattttttttttaaatgtgtaCATATAATTAGAAGGGGAGCCTTAGAgaaacggtaaagt
The DNA window shown above is from Nicotiana tomentosiformis chromosome 8, ASM39032v3, whole genome shotgun sequence and carries:
- the LOC138897087 gene encoding uncharacterized protein, whose translation is MSITREKRSQTQDHIPKGTLSFSDEDAKRVMQPHNDALVIYVLMNKTQFKRVLIDPGSSANIIRSRVIEQLGLHDQIVPATLVLNGFNMVCETTKGEIILLVNMAGSIQEMKFHMIEGDMRYNALFERPWIHNMRTVPSTFHQVLKFPTSEGIKMVYGEQPTTKEMFVVDEVILISSLSSTKGSDSKNKWDTK
- the LOC104110569 gene encoding GDSL esterase/lipase At5g45960-like: MHLSLFFLLLLHLLFPFFMLEAPTQAQGKSLVSAIFIFGDSTADPGNNNYITTPFKSNFSPYGRDFTNHVPTGRFTNGMLANDFFARYVGVKEYVPPYLDPSLSIEELKSGVSFASAGTGFDPLTPTISNVISLSKQLEYFKEYQEKLEAAIGKEQTQNLIKEALFIVSAGTNDFVVNYNTLPIRRKSYSLSSYTDFLLQHAQLFLQELLDQGARKIGVVGLPPMGCLPVVITLHSDNAFTKRDCTDFFSSIARDYNSKLQNQLNDIQFKFAKLGSRIAYMGIYGPLVDMILGRKYDFEKTNSGCCGTGLLEASFMCNPKSYVCSNATKYVFWDSIHPTEKTYYLISQALQPTIDYITKY